GAATGATATAGTAGAAGAGACATCTGTTAAAAGTAAAATAGACTTTAATAAGTTTGTAAAAGATTATGCATATCTTCTTAATTCCAGAACAGATAAAGATAAAAATTTCCCTTTAGCGACCAGAATAACAATCATAGACTTCCAGGGAAAAGTCCTCGGTGACTCCGACTCAAATATCGATACAATGGAAAACCATTTAAACAGAAAGGAAATTCAGGAAGCTATCCAAGGGCAAACAGGAAGAGACCAACGATTTAGTTCCACCATGGGAATGCCTTATTTGTACGTCGCTCTGCCCATAAATGAGCATCGCATAATTGTAAGAATTTCTGTGCCTTTATATCAGCTTAATGCTATAAATAAAGCATTTTTATATTATACTTTGCTTGGAATTCTTGCAGGCTTGCTACTTACTTTACTTATTTCATTTAAATTATCCAGTTTTATAACCAAGCCAATTCAACATTTAATTAATACCTCTAAGGAGATAGCTGGAGGTAACTACAAAAAGAGAGTTGATGTTAATTATAAGGACGAAATTGGTCAACTAGCTTTAACCTTTAATGAAATGGCTGATAAACTTGATGAGACTCTCAGCGGCATAATGGACAAAAATGTAAAAGTAGATACCGTTATTAATAGTATGAGGAACGGTATAATTGCTATAGATACCAACTCAAAAATTATTATTGTAAACACTACAGCCTGCGATATATTTGATGTCCAGTACGGGCCTGGAATTATTGGTAAAAATCTGATAGATATTACAAGAAATTCTAAAGTTAATTCATTGTTACGAGAAACAATTAAGAATGATTCCTCTTTAATTGACGAAATTGTACTGTTCTCTCCCTCGCTGGGAATAGACAAAATCTACAGAATTTATACCAACACTATCAAATCATCAGATGGTAAAAATCAAACAGCAGGAGCGGTAATTACACTAAATGACATAACATCAGTAAGAAAATTGGAGCAAATACGTACCGAGTTTGTATCAAATGTTACCCATGAGCTAAAGACTCCCCTTACCTCAATAAGAGGATTTGTGGAAACTTTAAAAAATGGTGCTATTGAGGATGCCACAGTAGCTGTAAAATTCCTCGATATTATTGACATTGAAGCCGAAAGACTCTATACCCTCATTAATGATATTTTACAACTATCAGAAATAGAGGCTATGCGAAAAGATGACAGCATAATGGAAATAGACCTGAGGCAGATAATAGATGAAGTTGTTCTTATTTTAAAATCTTCAGCAGACAAAAAGAATATTATTCTGGAGGTTTCAACTATTCCATCGCAAATTCAGGTTATAGCCAGTAGAAACAGAATAAAACAAATGCTTATTAATCTTATTGATAACGCTATTAAGTATAATGTTGAAAATGGAAAAATATATATAAAAGCAGAAAAATATAATGGAAATACAGTAATTTCTATAAAAGATACCGGCATAGGAATTCCGGAAATACATCATTCAAGAATTTTTGAAAGATTTTACAGAGTAGATAAAGGGCGTTCAAGAAACATGGGTGGTACAGGACTTGGGCTGTCTATTGTAAAACATATAGTAAATCTATACAGCGGCGACATCCATATTATAAGTGAACCCGGTAAGGGAACAGAATTTATAGTTAAACTACCATTGTAATTTATATCTTGCTTTTAAAACAACAAAGCAGCCTTCTATTGTATAGCCTGTACAATAGGAGGCTGCTTTGTTTGCATATTGAGGAATCTATTTTAATTTACCGAAATTATCCCATTACAACTTCAACTTGGTGTGTCTTTCCATCATTAAATACAGGAATTATATTACCATCAATTTCATTTCCGTCTACAACAAGCTTCTTAACTCCTTTTGAAACGTGTTCAGGATTGGTGATGGCAATTTCAAAAATAGCATTTCTGAATTTTCTTGTAACTTTGTAGCCCTCCCAACTTGTTGGGATACACGGATCAATCTTCAACCCTGAGTAATCAGGCTTAATTCCGAGTATATTTTGAGAAATAACAACAAAGTTCCATGCTGCAGTACCTGTAAGCCAGGAATTCTTTGCTTCTCCCGGTCTCTTGGCATCCTTACCCGCAATCATCTGAGAATAAACATAAGGCTCAGTTTTATGGATCTCACTTATCTCTTCAGTATATGCAGGAGCGATTTTTGAATAATATTCAAAAGCCCTGTCTCCTCTGCCTATAGCGGTTTCACCTGCAATTATCCATGGATTGTTGTGGCAGAATATGCCGGCATTTTCTTTATATCCTGCAGGATATGTAGATATCTCACCCATATTTACATAATATTTTGTAAATGCTGGATTTTGGAGTACAAGTCCATATGGAGTATCCAAATACTTTCTTGCAGAATTTAGGGCTTTCTCGACATAGCCGTCTTCCATACCTATTTCAGCCATAGAACAGAAGCCTTGTGATTCTATGAATATCTTACCCTCTTCATTTTCATTACTGCCAATCTTCTCACCGTTATCATCATAAGCACGAATGAACCATTCTCCGTCCCAACCGTACTCTTTAACAGTCTTAGTCATTTTTTCAATTTCAATTTGAGCCTGTGCAGCTTCATCTTCAAGACCATTAAGCTTGCAAAGTTTTACATACTCAGGACCATAATAAACAAACATTCCCGCTATCAAAACTGACTCTGCAACTTTCCCCTCTTTACTTGTAGTTGTCTGGAATGATTCGTCTGGGGTCTCTGAGAAACAGTTAAGGTTCAGACAGTCATTCCAGTCTGCTCTTCCAATAAGGGGCAATCCATGGGGTCCAAGATTATTTACAACATGATAGAAAGATCTTCTTAAATGCTCAAATAGAGAAGCAGCTTTCTTATCATCATTATCAAAAGGAACATCTTCCTTTAATATATCCATATCCCCTGTTTCTTTTATATAAGCAGCAACAGAAGCAATTAACCAAACCGGGTCGTCATTGAAATTCCCACCGATTTCGTTGTTACCCTTCTTTGTAAGAGGCTGATACTGATGATATGCACCGCCATCCTCCAACTGGGTTGCAGCTATATCAAGTATTCTTTCTCTTGCTCTGTCAGGTATCTGGTGTACAAATCCCAATATATCCTGATTTGAATCTCTGAAACCCATACCTCTTCCGATACCTGTTTCAAAATATGAAGCACTTCTTGACATATTGAAAGTAACCATACATTGGTATTGATTCCATATGTTAACCATTCTGGACAGCTTTTCGTCTTTATGCTCCAGATTGTACTGTGTAAACAGCTGGCTCCAATAATTCTGCAGTTCTTCAAAAGCTGCCTGAACCCCTGCCGGATTACCCTTTTCTTCTATCATTTTATATGCTTTCTTTTTATTTATAACGCCTTTGCTTTCCCATTTATCATTGACATCGTTCTCAACATAACCTAGAATGAAGTCAAACTCCTTTTCTTCACTTGCTTTTAATTCAACGGTTATGCAATGTGAAGCCATTGGGCCCCATCCGTCAGCCATAGTATTCTTTGGTTCACCGCTAACAGGAACCTGAGGAGCATCAAAACCATTATATAAACCAACGAACTGATCTCTGTCAGTATCAAATCCGGTTACTTCAGCATTAACAGAATAAAAAGAATAGTGATTTCTTCTTTCCTTGTATTCTGTTTTATGATAAATTACTGAGTTCTCAACTTCAACTTCGCCGGTACTTAAATTTCTCTGATAATTTGTCATATCATCATACGCATTCCATAAGCAGAATTCAATACATGAGAATAATTTTACACTTTTATTATCAGATGTTGTATTTTTAACTCTTACACGATGAATTTCACCATTAAATTTTAATGGAACGAAATATAATACTTCTGCGCTGATACCATTCTTGCTTCCGGTTATCTTGGTGTATCCCAAGCCGTGTCTGCACTCATATGAATCTAGCTCAGCCTTAACAGGAGACCATCCAGGTGACCAAAGAGCACCGTTATCGTTTATATAGAAATATCTCCCTCCCATATCTATTGGGACGTTGTTATATCTGTAACGGGTTATTCTGCGCAAACGTGCATCCTTATAGAAGCAATAGCCACCTGCAGTATTTGATATCAAAGAAAAGAATTCCTGAGTTCCAAGATAATTTATCCAAGGATAAGGTGTTTTAGGTGTTGTGATGACATACTCTCTATTTGGATCATCAAAAAAACCGTATTTCAAAATTATAACCCCTTTCAATTGTCGAATTATTTTATGAGAAATCTATGTTAAGACTATATAACAAGTTTCTCTAATAATCATTATTTTAAATTTTTATATTTAGAACTATTAATTAAGAAAATTCATAATTTAGTATTTTCTAAGAAAATCAAAAAGACGGGGGTCCCTTTTTAGAGACATTTATTTGAACATTAGCTTCTCTTCTCAATTCTTCCCCCGCCTGTTTCTACTTTTTTAAAAATACTTTTACAACACAGATATATTGTTTATAGACAACAAGTGAAACAATACTTTTAATTTTGGTATTGTATATTTGCCGATGCCATTTTTTCGTACAAAAAGTTTAATAATGCAACTTTTTGTAGAAAATCAACCTATTTATATTTTATTCAAATTAAGTAAAACTTGAATAGAACAACTTGCTTTAATGTGCAATATTTTGTCATGGCTTAGTTGTAATAATAATAATCCATATTTACATTACCCAGTTAATTTTCTTTGAGCAGTCATATATCTGCTCAAAGAGTAATTTAACCAGTTTATTTCAAACACGCTAAATACCTATATTATAAGGTATTCAAAACTAAAAACTTTTTAAATTCAATGTACAAAACAAATCTGTACATAAATCTGCAAGTTAGCCTTTTACAGACCCTGCAGTAATACCTTGAATAAGTGATTTTGAGAATATCAGGAATATACAGAACATAGGTATTGTACCAATAACCAATGCTGCTATTCTGGCACCATAATTTGCTCTGTACAACGCATCCAATGTTGATAATCCAAGAGTAACAGTGTACTTCTTCTGATCATTGATTAATACCAGCGGTAACAGATATGAATTCCAAGCTGCCATAAAGGATAATAAAGCCTGTGAACCAAGAGCCGGCTTAATAAATGGCACAACCAACTTGAAGAAAATGCCACCTTCAGTACAACCATCCATTCTTCCGCTCTCAATTATTTCTGTCGGAACACCTTGAACTGTGTATTGTCTTATCCAGTATACTGCAAATGCATTTGCAGCTGCCGGAATGATAAGTGACAAATGTGAGTCAGTCCAACCAATCTTGTTCATTTCAGTTACAAATGCTATCAGACCCAGCTGAGTAGGAAGCATCATAGTAATCAAAATTGCATAATATGCTGTCTTTTTGAGCCTAAAGTTAAATTTTGCAAGTGCATATCCGCACATGGCACATACAAGTACTGTCAATACTGTTGTAAGAACAGCGATGTATATACTGTTAAAATAGAATCTTCCGAATCCCGCATTTAGAAATACATCCTTAATGTTAATCATAAAGTTGTTTCCAGGCAATAAATGAAGGTCAGTAAAAAGAGCATTTGTATCATAAGTACTCATTATTAT
This region of Clostridium sp. BNL1100 genomic DNA includes:
- a CDS encoding glycosyl transferase, producing MKYGFFDDPNREYVITTPKTPYPWINYLGTQEFFSLISNTAGGYCFYKDARLRRITRYRYNNVPIDMGGRYFYINDNGALWSPGWSPVKAELDSYECRHGLGYTKITGSKNGISAEVLYFVPLKFNGEIHRVRVKNTTSDNKSVKLFSCIEFCLWNAYDDMTNYQRNLSTGEVEVENSVIYHKTEYKERRNHYSFYSVNAEVTGFDTDRDQFVGLYNGFDAPQVPVSGEPKNTMADGWGPMASHCITVELKASEEKEFDFILGYVENDVNDKWESKGVINKKKAYKMIEEKGNPAGVQAAFEELQNYWSQLFTQYNLEHKDEKLSRMVNIWNQYQCMVTFNMSRSASYFETGIGRGMGFRDSNQDILGFVHQIPDRARERILDIAATQLEDGGAYHQYQPLTKKGNNEIGGNFNDDPVWLIASVAAYIKETGDMDILKEDVPFDNDDKKAASLFEHLRRSFYHVVNNLGPHGLPLIGRADWNDCLNLNCFSETPDESFQTTTSKEGKVAESVLIAGMFVYYGPEYVKLCKLNGLEDEAAQAQIEIEKMTKTVKEYGWDGEWFIRAYDDNGEKIGSNENEEGKIFIESQGFCSMAEIGMEDGYVEKALNSARKYLDTPYGLVLQNPAFTKYYVNMGEISTYPAGYKENAGIFCHNNPWIIAGETAIGRGDRAFEYYSKIAPAYTEEISEIHKTEPYVYSQMIAGKDAKRPGEAKNSWLTGTAAWNFVVISQNILGIKPDYSGLKIDPCIPTSWEGYKVTRKFRNAIFEIAITNPEHVSKGVKKLVVDGNEIDGNIIPVFNDGKTHQVEVVMG
- a CDS encoding carbohydrate ABC transporter permease; amino-acid sequence: MEQSNKVYSFILYIFLAVCSIIAIGPFYLMIIMSTYDTNALFTDLHLLPGNNFMINIKDVFLNAGFGRFYFNSIYIAVLTTVLTVLVCAMCGYALAKFNFRLKKTAYYAILITMMLPTQLGLIAFVTEMNKIGWTDSHLSLIIPAAANAFAVYWIRQYTVQGVPTEIIESGRMDGCTEGGIFFKLVVPFIKPALGSQALLSFMAAWNSYLLPLVLINDQKKYTVTLGLSTLDALYRANYGARIAALVIGTIPMFCIFLIFSKSLIQGITAGSVKG
- a CDS encoding ATP-binding protein — encoded protein: MRKRIIQYSVMLVIIGITIAGIFTSAMARYFYKLEVQNNIESIAVLLRNDIVEETSVKSKIDFNKFVKDYAYLLNSRTDKDKNFPLATRITIIDFQGKVLGDSDSNIDTMENHLNRKEIQEAIQGQTGRDQRFSSTMGMPYLYVALPINEHRIIVRISVPLYQLNAINKAFLYYTLLGILAGLLLTLLISFKLSSFITKPIQHLINTSKEIAGGNYKKRVDVNYKDEIGQLALTFNEMADKLDETLSGIMDKNVKVDTVINSMRNGIIAIDTNSKIIIVNTTACDIFDVQYGPGIIGKNLIDITRNSKVNSLLRETIKNDSSLIDEIVLFSPSLGIDKIYRIYTNTIKSSDGKNQTAGAVITLNDITSVRKLEQIRTEFVSNVTHELKTPLTSIRGFVETLKNGAIEDATVAVKFLDIIDIEAERLYTLINDILQLSEIEAMRKDDSIMEIDLRQIIDEVVLILKSSADKKNIILEVSTIPSQIQVIASRNRIKQMLINLIDNAIKYNVENGKIYIKAEKYNGNTVISIKDTGIGIPEIHHSRIFERFYRVDKGRSRNMGGTGLGLSIVKHIVNLYSGDIHIISEPGKGTEFIVKLPL